The genomic stretch CTCTCCCTTTTCATTAGCGTCTCCTGTATGTCCTGCCATAACGTTAGTATCCACATAAACGGGATAAACAGGGTCTGTTACTGCAATTTTATTGTTTTTGCCAAAAATGTCCAGTATATTACCTGTATCGCACTTAGAACCATCGGAGATAAAGATTTCATCGGCGGATATATCACAGCCACGACTCTGAAAATCATGTTGAGCAATTTTCTCTCTTAGCCAATTATAACCCTGTTCTGGCCCATATCCTTTAAAAGTATTTCGATCACCCATGTCTGCAATAGCTTTAACCATAGCATCTTGACAGGCTTGAGGTAAAGGTTCAGTAACATCACCAATACCTAAACGAATAATGTTCGCGTTAGGGTTTTCTTGGGCAAAAGTATTGACACGTCTTGCGATTTCTGGGAATAAATAACCAGCTTTTAATTTTAAGTAATTATCGTTAATTCTCGCCATTATGAATATATGTAAAGATTATCTATATTAGTTTATCATTATCTGAGATTTGGCGTTGCAGATGTCTTATTAAAAGATTTAGATGCTGGTACTTTATTAGAGGATAAGGTTTATGATAGCGACGAACGGCAAATTAATAAACTTTAAAAAAGGCATAACTGCTGTAATACCTCCGAACAATAACAGAAAAGAGCAACGATAATATGATAAATACCTTATATCAACTACGGTAATTTTCCACTTGTCTTGTCTTTATCATTTTCTTGATGTCGAACTAAGGTTAATTCATGTTAACAGATTCATATTCAATATGTCTTCTTAAAACTTGTAAATTATCTTCATAAAAAAGTTGATTAGTTATAGCAATAAAAAATAAAATTATCTTTCGTTGTTTATTTTTATTTAATTTATAAAAATATTTTATTTGAATTTATGAGATTTTAATTATAAAGTGAAACTATTTTACTTAATTCTGAAAAATTGATTATCAGTTAATTATTGTTCATCGTCTATTATTAATCCACTACCTTCACAGAAAACACAAGTTTCTTCTCTTTGAATTTCTCCAGTGCAATCTCTAATTTCAATGTACCCTTTTCCATCGCAATGGATGCAAGTTTGATTTTCCATTATTAACTTTTTTATGTTATTTGATTCATCTATGCTAAATTCTATTATTATTTGATTAGTGGTAAAAAAAGTTTTTATATAAATGAGTAATTGGAAAAAAGGATTAAAACTAAATAATGGTCAATACGTTATTGAGTCTATTTTATTAAGAAGTGGTACAGGATTTTATTATCGAGCAAAAGATACCAGTAATTCACAATTAGTAACAATAAAAGCTACTAATATATTCTGGTCATCCCATGAAGATAAAAAGAATTTTGAAGAAAAGTTAATTAAACAGGCACAATTAATCGCTAATAAATGTTCTAGTCCTAATATTATCAAACTTTATCCTGAAGTTTTCCTCGAAAATAATCGTGCTTACATGATAATGGATTATCTTGAGGGAATGGATTTGGCTACTTATGTCGATCGAAAAGGTAAATTGTCCACTGATTCTGCATTAAAATTAATTACTAAAATTGGATCTGCTTTAAACATCCTTCATCAAAATAGGTGTATTCATCAAGACATTAAGCCACAAAATATCATCATTGATCAGAATACAGAAGAGCCAATACTAACAGATTACGGATTAGCCGTCAAATTATTTGCTTTAGCACCAAGAAAAACCCAAAATATGGACTCTTTTAGTCCACCAGAACAGTCTGCTAATAATAACACTAAACCAGCTACAGATATTTATTCTTTATCTGCTATACTTTATGTTTTAGTAACAGGACAATTACCTACTCCTGCAAATTTCAGAAGTTATAGAGATTTAATTCCACCCCAACAATATAACCCAGAATTGAGCGATCGATTTAATCAAGCTATCATTCAGGGAATGGAATTAGACATAGAAAAACGCCCTCAAAATTTAAGAGATTGGTTTCAACTATTTAAGGAAAATCAACCCGATAATTCACCGAATATTCCGAATAAAACCCTCACCGCAGAAATGAGGGAAAAAATACTTTCCGCAGTGGTAGATAATGACGAAACCATTGTACAAAAAATATCTCCTATTAATGCACCACCCACCATTATTAAACCTAAAACTAACTATCCGAATATCGAAACCTTTGAGTTTGAGACAATTTCGATCGAACCAGAGAAAAAATTATTTGGTTTAATGTCAAGTCTTAAGAAAAATACTATCACCAAAAACGGACAATTTTTTGTGGAATATCTGGGAGAAGGAGTTAACCTTGATATGGTATTCATTCCGTCAGGATCATTTATGATGGGATCAAATAATAACGAAGTTGGTAGAGATAAAGATGAAAACCCTGTACATTTAGTTAATCTAAATTCTTTTTATATCAGTAAATATCCCATTACCCAATTACAATGGCGTACAATATCATCATTCCCCAAAGCAGGCCGCCCCGTCAAGAATAATCCTTCAGCTTTTAAAGGGGATAACTTACCAGTAGAAAAAGTATCATGGTTAGACGCTCAAGAATTTTGTAAACGCCTAACTAAATATACGAATAGAAACTATAGATTACCAACAGAATCAGAATGGGAATATGCTTGTCGTGGTAACACTAAGTCAGCATTTTTCTTTGGAGATACTATTGCCCCTGACATTGTCAACTATGATGGAAGAAATGATCATAAAAAAGGAAAATTCGACAAAAAAACAACCCCTGTAGATAGTTTTTATCCTAACCCCTTCGGTTTATACGATGTTCATGGTAATGTCTGGGAATGGTGCGAAGATCACTATACTAATAATTATGTCCATACACCGAAAGATGGTTCAGCCTATAATGCAACTATGAGTAATCAACCGAGGGTTGTTAGAGGGGGTTCGTGGTCTTTATCTTCGCAATATTGTCGTAGTGCAAAAAGAAGTAGTTATGCCGCCGATTCCAATTACAATTTTATCGGTTTTAGGGTTGTGTGTGTGATTGATAATTAGGGATTGGGAGTTGAGAGTTAAAGTAAAGTATTAAATTGAATAAGCTAAGACGCATTGATTTGGTATATAATTTAAGTCAGAAAAGATAAAACTTAGGTGTGATTTATGCCTTCTAAAAATTTTTTGTCAGAGGAAGAAAGAAAGTATCTACAAGATGCTTTAAAAATAGAAAAGAGATCGGAAGTCAGGGAAAGAATTTTAATATTTTTATTAGAGAATGATGGTAAAAATTATCAAGAAATAGCAGTTTTTTTGGGTTGTTCCCCCAAAACGGTGGCTTACTGGGCAGTTCATGGTAATCCTAATAATGTAGATTCATTGCAAGATAAAAGAAGAAAAGGAAACCAAACAAAAGCAACGGATAAATATATTGAAAGATTATTAGAAGTAGTTGATAAAAATCCTGAAGATTTTGGATATGATTTTGGTCGATGGACGGGGCAAAGATTATCAGAACATTTGGAAAAAGAAACAGGAATTAAATTAAGCAAATCACAAGTAGTGAGGATATTAAAAAGAAAAAAGTATAGTTATATTTGGGGAAAATATAGTTTAGAAGACAAACAAAATCAAGAACAAAGAAAAGCATTTAAAGAAAAATTAGAACATTACATAGAAATAGGTAAAGAGAATCCTGAGTTAGTTCAAGTATGGTTTTGGGATGGGGCGTTTAAAGTGGCGAACTAAATTCGCCACACAGCCCCTCATGAATGTGGTTTTAGTTTAAGGGTGATAAGAAGAAAAACATGGACGAAAAAAGGAAAAAGAAAAAAGGTGAAGGGAGAAAGAAGAAGAGGAAGAGTAAATATCATGGGAGGAATAAGATATTCGGATAAAAAAAGAAGATGTTTTGTAATAAAAAAAGGTGATTCAGAAACGTTTTGTGAACAATTAAAAAAGTTATGGGAAGAAATAAAAAATGAATGGGTAAGTAAGGGAAATGATGAAAAAGATTTTAAAGAATGTGGTCCGAAAATAATCATAATATTAGACAACGCAAGTTTCCATAAAAAAAAGGAAATAGTAGAAAAAATAGAAAAAAATCTACCGAATATAAGACTAGAATATTTACCGGTATATAGTCCAGATTATAACTTAATAGAATTAGTGTGGCATTCGGCAAAGGAATATATAGCTTATAGAAACTTTGAAAATAAAGAACAGCTAGAAAAAACAGTAAATTACTTATTAAATGAAGGAAGTTTAGTAATTAATTGGAGTAAAAAATTTAAGAATAAGGGTGAATTAATCAATGTAAGTTAAATGCGTCTTAGCTTACCTTTTATTTGTACAAATTTTTTGTGAGTAACGCCCCTTGTCTCTTGTTAATTGAATTAAAGTTTCTGACATCAAACTCAGGTAAAATCCCATTTCCAATTCCTATACTTTATCTTTCAGATTCAAAACTCTAATTTCTGGACATTGATTATTAAAACAAAGCCAATGACAGGCGAATAAATTAGGTTGTTGTACGTTAATCGATGCTATAGCAGGAGTGGCAGGAAAGGGCCATAATCGATCGAAAATAATATCTTGTTCTAACATCTTAAACTGTAATAAGTAAACAGAAGGTATCGCCTGAATCGACTTTAACAATTCACCACCAAGTTTTTGTAATGGAGAGTATAGTTGAGATGGGTAATCATAAGGCTGTTGATAGGAGTTAGGAATAACACCCTCTCCGATAATTTCTCCATAAATAAATTTTTCCCCGCTAAAAATAATCGGCAACCATAAATCACCTAACCATAAATTATCTTTACTGGTTTTATAACCAAAATGTTGTTGAACCCACTTTCTTCTTTTTTCTAAATCTCTACAAGCAAAATAGATATGTTGTGCTGGAAAATTAAACCACTCAGGCAATTTAATCGTTAAAGGAAAATAAATAATATCTTCATCTTGTTGTGATATGTTTAGAGATCTTGACCACAAATCCGCCGCACTGATTATTTTTACTTCATGAAACTTATTATCTTTCATTATACTATTTTTAAGTGCGATCGCCATTATTTCTGCTACAGGTGCAGTAGAACAAATTTTTCCACCATCGACTTGGGCATTCACAATAATAATAACTTTTGACATTCTCTGACTGGTGAAGTTATAAATTCTATTATCTCAGTTTTAGTGATTTATTGATATTGATTTATCTAATATGTATTGAAAAAGACTATTCCTGACAGTTTTGAATCAATTATGATTACTGTTTCCTATTCCCTCTCTTTACCGATGATTTTAGATCGAACTCAGGTAGTTTGTAAAGGATGAGAAAAAAATTCATTGGTTTATGTGCGGCAAAATAATATACAAGTTAGCCTAAGATTGAAAAGAAAGTTTACAACTTTTAATTATTTCTAAATTTAGAGAAATCTAGTATTTAGAATTATTATCTTAATACATTGTCGTCAAAAAAAATCATGAAAGAAACGATTAGAGAATTTTTACAACCCATAGCTGATATATTTTCTAGTTTTAATACTCCTGAATCGATCGTACATTGGGGACACCCTTTTTTTATGGGAATTGTTATTTTTGCCATGGGTAGTGCTGTTGGTATTACTGGTTGGCGTAGTAGGATTTCCGAAGATCAAGAATTAAAACAAACAAATAAAGGAAATCATCGTAAGATAGCTCCTTGGTTATTTCTATTTATTACTATGGGCTATAGTGGTGGAGTATTGTCGTTGATTATGCAAGGACAACCTATTTTTGAAAGTCCTCATTTTTGGACTGGTTCAACAGTTATCGGTTTATTAGGCTTAAATGGTTTAATCTCGATAACGGGTTTTGGTGGCAATAAAGAAGGTTTACGCACTGCTCATGCTTATCTCGGTAGTATTGCCTTAGTAATTATGTTTGTCCATGCACTTCTTGGCTTAAAGTTAGGACTGTCTATATAACCTCAGTTCGACAGAAGAAAAATGATGAAGACGAGACAAGTGAACAAGTGGAATGGGAAAAAATTCTCAATATTTGTATATTTTTGAGAGAATTTTATTCATTCACAAGAAATACAATCTACCTGTCTGCCTGTCAACGAGAGTCAATCATTACCTATTCTTATATCTAACTCAGGTTATACTCACATCTTGCACCAATACATAAAAACTAAATAAAAGGTGGCAGGTAGTCGGTGTCAGGTTTAATGATTTTTGACTATTTTGAGGGTTGAGGCAACAATTAAGAGTTTTTTTGCAGAATAGCTTAAAGTTAATTGTTTTTTCTTAACCTAAAACCTGCAACCTGAAACCGAAAACCTAAAAGCCGAGATGTTTTTCACTATGAGTGCAAGATCTCAGTTATATAAGTAATATTTTGATAAAGGCTTATAAGTAGGTTGGGTAAAACAAAATACAACCAGATAAATAAAAAAATTAGCAAATTAGGGTTTTTCAAACTTAACCCAACCTACCACAAAATTAGGTGTTTATTCTGGTTAAAGCGTTACGAGATAGAGTATGATTAGGATCGATCGAGAGACATTTTTGGTAACAGACGATCGCATCAGAAGTCAAGTTCAATTTTTCTGAGGCTAAACCCTTATGATACCAAGCAGACAAGAAATTAGGTTGAACACCTAAAACTCGATCCCAACTGATAATTGCTTCTTGCCATTTACCAAGACTATATAAAGCGTTACCCCGATTATTCCACGAGTAATAGTCGTTTACGTTGATAGCGATGGCTTGATCAAAACTATGAATTGCTTCTTCAAAACGATTCAAGTAAGCTAACGCACTTCCCCGATTATGCCATGCTTGAGTAAATTTACGATCGACACTCAACACTTGATCCCAAAATGCGATCGCTTCTTCTAAATCCCCTGTTTCGGCTTTCTCTAATCCTAAATTGAATAAATCGTTAATAGTTTCGGGAGAGGGGGATTCTTTGAAGGGTATAGATTCTAACTCCGTTTCTTGGACAATTTTTTCCATAATCATACCCGGATCAACCGTATTTATACCTAATTCCTTCGCTGTATTTTCCGCAAATTCGGGGTTATTTTGTAGTAAAGAAAGCACATCCCCCAAAGAACTGGCAGATTCCGTCAATTCAAGATCCTTATCCGGATCATTTTCTGTATCTTGATTTAAGCGCGATCGTAAGGACTCGACGATCGGATTATTTTGTCGGCGGTTTAATAATTCCGTACCAATTTCATAGGCTAAATCTCCCACAGGACGCAAAAAAGGCAAAGAAGCGGTGACTTCTCCTAAGATAATCATTCTAGCGGCAAAATGATAATGAGGTGCAGGGGAAGCCATTAACTGATTGCGATAGCGTTGTAACCAATCTAACCAAATTTCGACCGTAATTCGTGGGGTTAATTTTTCAAAAAATTGCTCAATCCGATTTTCTTGCCATCCATTAGCGACTCCTTGCAAAAGTTGATGAAAGAGGAATTCCAGATCACTGTCTTTGACAGATCCTAGCGATTTGTGGGATGATGTCTTTGTGTTACTTCCATTACCCTCGTTATCATGGTGATTTTCGTCTTCATCATTAAGGGGATCATAGGCTTGAATAGTAGCAGGAATTTGTTTAAGCCATTGTTTTAGTTTCTTGATCATTACTTTTGCGCATTAAAAGCTATTCCTAAATATATATTGTCAATTAAAATATTGTAAAAATTAATTTAAACTGTCATAACTGACTTAATCTTATCCTCAACTATCAATAGTGAATCAAAGATTTATTAATCAAACCTCAGTTCGACACAAAATTTATGGGTAAGGTTCAACAATGCACAATGAACAATGTACAATTGGCAAAAACCCCCGAACCTAGAACTTGTGCGGATTGAATTGTCAAAGGTCAAAA from Geminocystis sp. NIES-3709 encodes the following:
- a CDS encoding bifunctional serine/threonine-protein kinase/formylglycine-generating enzyme family protein; translation: MSNWKKGLKLNNGQYVIESILLRSGTGFYYRAKDTSNSQLVTIKATNIFWSSHEDKKNFEEKLIKQAQLIANKCSSPNIIKLYPEVFLENNRAYMIMDYLEGMDLATYVDRKGKLSTDSALKLITKIGSALNILHQNRCIHQDIKPQNIIIDQNTEEPILTDYGLAVKLFALAPRKTQNMDSFSPPEQSANNNTKPATDIYSLSAILYVLVTGQLPTPANFRSYRDLIPPQQYNPELSDRFNQAIIQGMELDIEKRPQNLRDWFQLFKENQPDNSPNIPNKTLTAEMREKILSAVVDNDETIVQKISPINAPPTIIKPKTNYPNIETFEFETISIEPEKKLFGLMSSLKKNTITKNGQFFVEYLGEGVNLDMVFIPSGSFMMGSNNNEVGRDKDENPVHLVNLNSFYISKYPITQLQWRTISSFPKAGRPVKNNPSAFKGDNLPVEKVSWLDAQEFCKRLTKYTNRNYRLPTESEWEYACRGNTKSAFFFGDTIAPDIVNYDGRNDHKKGKFDKKTTPVDSFYPNPFGLYDVHGNVWEWCEDHYTNNYVHTPKDGSAYNATMSNQPRVVRGGSWSLSSQYCRSAKRSSYAADSNYNFIGFRVVCVIDN
- a CDS encoding DUF4079 domain-containing protein, producing MKETIREFLQPIADIFSSFNTPESIVHWGHPFFMGIVIFAMGSAVGITGWRSRISEDQELKQTNKGNHRKIAPWLFLFITMGYSGGVLSLIMQGQPIFESPHFWTGSTVIGLLGLNGLISITGFGGNKEGLRTAHAYLGSIALVIMFVHALLGLKLGLSI
- a CDS encoding tetratricopeptide repeat protein; the encoded protein is MIKKLKQWLKQIPATIQAYDPLNDEDENHHDNEGNGSNTKTSSHKSLGSVKDSDLEFLFHQLLQGVANGWQENRIEQFFEKLTPRITVEIWLDWLQRYRNQLMASPAPHYHFAARMIILGEVTASLPFLRPVGDLAYEIGTELLNRRQNNPIVESLRSRLNQDTENDPDKDLELTESASSLGDVLSLLQNNPEFAENTAKELGINTVDPGMIMEKIVQETELESIPFKESPSPETINDLFNLGLEKAETGDLEEAIAFWDQVLSVDRKFTQAWHNRGSALAYLNRFEEAIHSFDQAIAINVNDYYSWNNRGNALYSLGKWQEAIISWDRVLGVQPNFLSAWYHKGLASEKLNLTSDAIVCYQKCLSIDPNHTLSRNALTRINT